The Rhizobium oryzihabitans genomic sequence CAATGGCTCGCGCAGGCTTTCGAACCGCGGCAGGCGGGCGAAATGATAAAGCGCTGCCACAAGGAAATCGCCAATAATGCCAGGGGCGACGTCCGGGCGGGGGAGAATGGTGGTGTCGGTCATGGGCGCTGAAATACAGCGACGGCGGCCGCAAAGCAATATTTATCCGCCATCGCCGGTATTTTGAAAATCGTCAGATATCGGACAAAGGGAGCAAAATGTGGGGCGGTTCGTCACTTAAATCCGCGTTGGTGAGACCGCAAACCCCTCTTCCGTCATCCTTGGGCTTGTCCCAAGGATCTAATCACGCCGCGCAAAATCGAAACGTTGCAAATCCTCGGGACAAGCCCGAGGATGACGTCGAGTGGGTGGGACGTTCCCTTCGTCGCCTTCCCTCCTATTTCCCCGCATGCCGCCACAGGAGGCCGACGATGCGGCTTTCCGTGCCGGCGGATTCGGAGAAGACTTCGTTTGCCAGCTGAAGACCTTCGGTGCGCAGCGCCTGCTGCCTCTGGATGATCGCATCGAGAAGCAGGGCGAGCCTTTCGCCATTGCCGAAACGTTCCGGCTCCCGATCGGCGACGGCTGCAAGGACGGAGAGATCATGTTCATGGCCGAGTATGTCGACCAGCCTTTTGGTATCGGCCCTTTTTGCGCGCATGGCGGAGGGCCAGATGCGGCGCAGCAGGCCGAGATGCATCCAGTAGGCCTGCCCGGCCTTGCGCAATTCATGGAAATGCTCGACGTCGGCATGGTCGTGACAGTCGGCAAGCGCCTGGCGCGCCCGTTTTCTCTGCTTTGACCAGCTGGTTCTCACCAGCCGCGTGGTGTCTTTCACCTCGTCCGTTAGCGACAGCGCCTTCAGCCTCTCGCGTCCCGCCTCGCATCCGGCGATGGCCGCCGAAATGGCGTCGTCGAGGCCTGCCTCATGTTCGATGGCGTGATCGCGGCGCTTGCGCAGCATCGCCGCGATGGAACGCAGCGCCTTGCCCTGCGCATCGGAGAGCGCGAAAGGTTCGAGATAATCCGCCGTCTCCACCAGTGCCGTCGCATCGCGCGCAAAGGCGAGCGAGCGGGCGATGTCGCGGAAACGGGCGTTTTCCTCACGGCTGAAATCGGGCGCACCCCTGGCAACGAGGCGGTAGAGCGCGCGCAGCCGCTTGAACCGCTTGCGAGCATCATGCACCGCTTCGTGCGGGCCGGACGGCCGGTCACGAAGGATGGTTATCGCATCGTCGATCAGTTCCAGCCCGGCACGACGGATTTCGTCGTCAAAGGGCTTTTTAGGGTCAATTCTGAAAGGCATCCGACAATTCTCCATGCGGATTGTCCATGGCCAGCGACTGGTTGGAAAAGCGGCGGTCGCCAGTCACTTCCCTGCCAAGCCAGGAGGGCAGATCCGGATCGGCATTCTCGTCGTCCATCTCCACCTCTGCCACCACCAGTCCTTGATATCGGCCTTCGAAAACATCGATTTCCCAGGTGAAGCCGCCGTGATCGACGGTGTGGCGCGTCTTTTCGATCACCACCCCCGGTGCGCTCGCCATCATCTCTTCCGCGTCTTTGAGGGGAATGGCATATTCATATTCGTCGCGGACAAGCGCGCTTGCGCCGATCTTGATCGTCAGTGTCGCGTCACGTCCGTTGACGATCCTGACCCTGACGGAACGATTTTCCAGCGAGGCGACATATGCCTGCCGAAAAGCCATGCTATGCGTCACCTCATTGCGCCATTCACCGCCTGCAACAAGAAACTTCCGTTCAATTTCCTTGGCCATGCTGTCTCCGCAAACTGGTGCGCCAGATTATCGCAAGATGAGGTCGCGAAGAAGCGAATTGATTGAAGTATCTAGATAAAAAATGGCCCCGTCATGCCTCGACATCAAAGCCGGGGCAGGCTAATCGGTAAACGGGATTTCAATCGTTTCAATCGCGCAAGGGAGGCTCATCTTGGCCCAGGACTCCGAAAAACTGCTCTCCATCCTCAAACTCCAGCCGGTCGTTCCGGTGCTGATCGTGGATGATGCCGCTTCCGCCGTGCCGCTCGCGCGCGCCCTCGTCGCAGGCGGCCTGAAGGCAATCGAGATTACCATGCGCACGCCCGCCGCACTCGACGCCATCCGCGCGGTCGCAGCGGAAGTGGAAGGCGCCAATGTCGGCGCCGGCACCATCCTCAATGCGAAGGATTTCGAAGCGGCAGCGGAAGCGGGTTCCACCTTCATCGTCAGCCCCGGCATCAACAAAAGCGTGCTCGAGGCCGCGCGCGGCTCCAAGGTGCCTCTGCTTCCAGGCGCCGCCACCGCAAGCGAGGTCATGGCGCTGCGCGACGAGGGCTACAAGGTGCTGAAGTTCTTCCCCGCCGAACAGGCCGGTGGCGCGCCTTATCTCAAGGCACTGTCCTCGCCGCTCGCCGGCACGGTGTTCTGCCCGACCGGCAGCGTCTCGCTCAAGAACGCCAATGATTATCTGTCCCTGCCGAACGTGGTGTGCGTTGGCGGTTCCTGGGTTGCCCCGCGTGAACTGGTGGCGACCGGCGACTGGGCTGGTATTACCAAGCTTGCCGCCGAAGCCGCAGCCCTGCGCGGCTGATCTGCACGTCTTCAAACCCGTTCACGAAGGCGTGAGCGGGTTTGACATTTGTATTCGCGCCACGACTTCCTATCTCCCCTGTAGATTTGACCCTTACAGGAGATTTTGATGTTCGACGCCAAGAAGCTTCTTGAACAATTCCTCGGCTCACAGGTGCCGGGCCTTTCGGGAAGCGTCCGTGACAGAGCCGGGCAGGCCGCCGATATCGCCAAGAACAATCCCTTGAAGGCCGGTGCGCTCGCCGCCGCCATTCTGGGCACCAAGACCGGCCGCAAGCTTGCCGGCAATGTCGCCACCATCGGCGGCGTCGCGGCCATCGCCGGTCTCGGTTATCTCGCCTACAAGAACTACAAATCCGGTGAGAAGCCGGAAGTCGCGCCGAAACCCGAGCCGGAGCTTCTGGCGCCGCCGGCCGATTCCGCCTTCCATCCGCAATCTCCCGCCCTTTCCAACGATTTTGCGCTGAAGCTCATTCAGGCGATGATTGCTGCGGCCAAGGCCGACGGTCATATTGACGAGAACGAGCGCGCCAACATCATGGAAAAGGTGCAGGTCTCCGGCCTCGACACGGAAGCGGAACGTTTCCTCGAAAAGGAACTGGCTGACCCGCTCGATATCGACGCGCTGGTGGCCGCTGCCCGCACCGAAGAGCAGAAGGTGGAAATCTACACCGCCTCGCGCCTTGCCATCGAGGCCGATACGCGGGCGGAACGCGGTTATCTCGACCTTCTTGCCGGACGGCTTGGGTTGCCGGATGCGCTGGTCGATCATATCGAGGCGACGGTGGTGGCTGCGAAGGTTTGAGGTAGTGCTTTGGGCATGAGCATGAGGGTTTGAGCGTGTGGCTCACCCCCTCTGCCCTGCCGGGCATCTCCCCCTCAAGGGGGAGATTCACCCCGGACGATCTCTCGGCCATCTTCAACGTTGCGAGGGAGCGAGCGTTTCATTCTGGCTGATCTCCCCCTTGAGGGGGAGATGCCCGGCAGGGCAGAGCGGGGTGAGCCGCACCCACCAAGGCATAACCCCAACTGCCGACGGCCACAGCAATACACGCCACTTCCCGGTTGTCATCCCGCCCCGCTTGGCCTAATCCTTCTCCCAGACAATGGGGAAGAGAATGCGCGATCTGAGTGATTTTAGGGGATGTCCGGCGCCGCAGCCGGTGACGCTGAAGGGCCTTTATGTAACGGCGGAGCCGTTTGATCGCGACAGGCATCTTGCGAGGCTCTGGGCGGCACTTGGCGGCGAGGGGACGAATACGCTCCTCAAATATTTCCCGCAAAGCGCCTTTCCCAATGCCGACGCTTTCGGCGACTGGTTGTTGAGCGCGAGTGAGAAGCTCAACTGGGTCACGCTGGTCTTCATTGAAAACGCCACCGGCGATATCGTCGGCATGGCGAGCTACATGCGGCCCGATCCCGCCAATGGCGTGGTCGAGGTGGGCTCAGTCGCCCATGGTGCGAAGATGAAGCGTTCACCGCTTTCCACCGAGGCCCATTACCTGATGGCGAAACATGTTTTCGAGGATCTGGGTTACCGTCGCTACGAGTGGAAATGCCATAACGACAACGAACCCTCCAAGATCACGGCGAAACGGTATGGTTTCACCTTCGAGGGCGTTTTCCGCCAGCATATGATCTCGAAGGGTGCAAACCGCGATACGGCGTGGTTCTCGATGATCGACGGTGAATGGCCGCTGATCGGCAGGGCCTTTGAAATCTGGCTTTCGCCCGAAAATTTCTCCGCTGACGGCACGCAGAAGCGCAAGCTTGAGGATATTCGTGCGGAGCTTGCCAATGCCAGCGCCTGACAAGCCCACGCCGCAGAAAAAGGACGGGTCCCCGGCCGTTGCAGCTGTCCTCATTATCATCGGCTTCGGGCTGGTGTTTTACGTCATGCCGAAAATCATGCTGTGGCTGGGAAATTACTCGCCCTGGCTTGCGGCCGCCTTCGGCACGGTGGCGGTGCTGTGTTTCTTCCTGCTGTTCTGGCTGCGCGCCCGTTATCAGCGCCGTCGTGACGGCTAGGGCAGGCTGCGCAGTTTTACTGGAAATGCCCTAGAGCTGAAGCGACGCGCCGAGCAGCATCAGGCCCATCAGCAACACGAACAGCGCACCGGCGATCTCGATCGCGTGGCTGATGCCCGCCGCCTTGCGGCTTCCGGGGCCGGCGAAGCGCACGGCAAGACCCTTGGCCGATACGGCCATGATGGCAAGCAGCGACACGGTGATGGCGGTGCCGAGCGACATGGCGAGAACTGAGAGCACGCCGCCGAGATAGAGCCCGTTCAGGAGCGCAAAGCTCATGACGATGATGGCGCCCGAGCAGGGTCTGAGGCCCACCGCGATAATGGCCGACCATGCTTCGTGCAGGCTGAAGTTCTTGCCCTTCAGAAGCATGGGATCGGGCGCGTGGGATTTGCCGCAGGCCGTGCAGAGATCACCGGTGCCGTTGTGGTCGTGGTCGGAAAAAACCGGCTTGCCCTGAAACCTTAGACCTGTACCCATGCCGGTGGTCTTGGCTGCCGCCGCTTGCCCTGCCGCTGCGAAAATCGCGACCGGTTCGCGCCTGATGCGGAGTGACCAGAGTTTGCGTACCAGCAGCCAGGCGCCGAACAGGGCCACCATGGCAAAACTGGCGATCTCCATGGCCTGCGTGGCCTTCGTCATGGTGATGGAAGTACCGCGCAGCACCAGCCAGGCAGCGCCGACGAGGCCGATGGCCACCGCGCCCTGAAGGAGTGCGGAAACGAAGGAAATGAGAATGCCGCGTTTCAGCTGCGTTTCATTGGCGATCATGTAGGAGGAGATGACCGCCTTGCCATGGCCGGGGCCGGCAGCGTGGAAAACACCATAGGCAAAGGAAAGGCCGATCAGCGAGCCAAGCGCCCAGCCATCCTCGCGCATGGCTTTCAACGCACCGGTCAGCGCCCGGTAAAACATCTGCTGGTGCACATTGATCCACTGCATCAGCGGCGCAAAGGGGCCGCCGACGGAGAAGGACGGTTCGGCCGAACCGATGCCGAGCGGTGACTGGGCGTGGGCGGCGCCGGTAACGGCAACGAGACCGATGGCGACGATCATCAGCTGGCCGGCCAGGCGCCCGTTGCGGCTCAGCATGTCACCTCCAGCCGGGTGGCGAACATCTTGGTCATGTCGGTGCCGGTCGGATCGTTGAAAAAGGCGTCGGTCAGGGTGCTCTGGTTCTGGGCGAGCACTTCATCCGGATCGGGGCGGACGACATGGTGCTTGCAGGCGTTCAAATCCTTGCCTTCGGTTGCCAGATCGGCGTCTTTCGCAAAATCGATCGCCGTATACATGGTCGGATCCCAGGCGCCGAAGCTGAGCTTGCCCTTGATGGCGAGCGGCTTGGTCGGCTTCACGGAAAAGAACATCAGAATCTGGTTGTCCCTGTAATCGACGTGAATGGCCTCCGGCTTTCCGAACGCAACCGGTTTGCTGTCGGCGGTAATGAAGGTGTAGTAGGAATATTCGGCAAGCGATTCCAGCACGGTATTGCCGATTTCGGCGAGTTCGTCCTTGTCGAGCTTCAGGTCGCTGTTCTTGTCGTAATCCATCACCACGCTTGCCGAGAACATCTCGTCAAAGCGCCAGATGTTGCGCACTTCCTGAATGGTGCCGTTCGGCCCCTCGACGATTTCCATGCGCGCTTCGGCGAAAATATGCGGATGCGCCACGGCGGCGACGGGAACGGAGGTCAGGCCGGCCGCGAGAAGCAAAAAACGTCTTTTCATTATCCGGTCTGTCCTGCCTTCGAATCTTGAAGGTCTGACTCTAGCAGAAAATGGGACCGAATTTCGACCTGCCGCGCTCTTCCATAA encodes the following:
- a CDS encoding CHAD domain-containing protein translates to MPFRIDPKKPFDDEIRRAGLELIDDAITILRDRPSGPHEAVHDARKRFKRLRALYRLVARGAPDFSREENARFRDIARSLAFARDATALVETADYLEPFALSDAQGKALRSIAAMLRKRRDHAIEHEAGLDDAISAAIAGCEAGRERLKALSLTDEVKDTTRLVRTSWSKQRKRARQALADCHDHADVEHFHELRKAGQAYWMHLGLLRRIWPSAMRAKRADTKRLVDILGHEHDLSVLAAVADREPERFGNGERLALLLDAIIQRQQALRTEGLQLANEVFSESAGTESRIVGLLWRHAGK
- a CDS encoding CYTH domain-containing protein, producing the protein MAKEIERKFLVAGGEWRNEVTHSMAFRQAYVASLENRSVRVRIVNGRDATLTIKIGASALVRDEYEYAIPLKDAEEMMASAPGVVIEKTRHTVDHGGFTWEIDVFEGRYQGLVVAEVEMDDENADPDLPSWLGREVTGDRRFSNQSLAMDNPHGELSDAFQN
- a CDS encoding 2-dehydro-3-deoxy-phosphogluconate aldolase gives rise to the protein MAQDSEKLLSILKLQPVVPVLIVDDAASAVPLARALVAGGLKAIEITMRTPAALDAIRAVAAEVEGANVGAGTILNAKDFEAAAEAGSTFIVSPGINKSVLEAARGSKVPLLPGAATASEVMALRDEGYKVLKFFPAEQAGGAPYLKALSSPLAGTVFCPTGSVSLKNANDYLSLPNVVCVGGSWVAPRELVATGDWAGITKLAAEAAALRG
- a CDS encoding tellurite resistance TerB family protein; the encoded protein is MFDAKKLLEQFLGSQVPGLSGSVRDRAGQAADIAKNNPLKAGALAAAILGTKTGRKLAGNVATIGGVAAIAGLGYLAYKNYKSGEKPEVAPKPEPELLAPPADSAFHPQSPALSNDFALKLIQAMIAAAKADGHIDENERANIMEKVQVSGLDTEAERFLEKELADPLDIDALVAAARTEEQKVEIYTASRLAIEADTRAERGYLDLLAGRLGLPDALVDHIEATVVAAKV
- a CDS encoding GNAT family N-acetyltransferase, which encodes MRDLSDFRGCPAPQPVTLKGLYVTAEPFDRDRHLARLWAALGGEGTNTLLKYFPQSAFPNADAFGDWLLSASEKLNWVTLVFIENATGDIVGMASYMRPDPANGVVEVGSVAHGAKMKRSPLSTEAHYLMAKHVFEDLGYRRYEWKCHNDNEPSKITAKRYGFTFEGVFRQHMISKGANRDTAWFSMIDGEWPLIGRAFEIWLSPENFSADGTQKRKLEDIRAELANASA
- a CDS encoding nickel/cobalt transporter, whose translation is MLSRNGRLAGQLMIVAIGLVAVTGAAHAQSPLGIGSAEPSFSVGGPFAPLMQWINVHQQMFYRALTGALKAMREDGWALGSLIGLSFAYGVFHAAGPGHGKAVISSYMIANETQLKRGILISFVSALLQGAVAIGLVGAAWLVLRGTSITMTKATQAMEIASFAMVALFGAWLLVRKLWSLRIRREPVAIFAAAGQAAAAKTTGMGTGLRFQGKPVFSDHDHNGTGDLCTACGKSHAPDPMLLKGKNFSLHEAWSAIIAVGLRPCSGAIIVMSFALLNGLYLGGVLSVLAMSLGTAITVSLLAIMAVSAKGLAVRFAGPGSRKAAGISHAIEIAGALFVLLMGLMLLGASLQL
- a CDS encoding DUF1007 family protein, which produces MKRRFLLLAAGLTSVPVAAVAHPHIFAEARMEIVEGPNGTIQEVRNIWRFDEMFSASVVMDYDKNSDLKLDKDELAEIGNTVLESLAEYSYYTFITADSKPVAFGKPEAIHVDYRDNQILMFFSVKPTKPLAIKGKLSFGAWDPTMYTAIDFAKDADLATEGKDLNACKHHVVRPDPDEVLAQNQSTLTDAFFNDPTGTDMTKMFATRLEVTC